One genomic window of Macrobrachium rosenbergii isolate ZJJX-2024 chromosome 51, ASM4041242v1, whole genome shotgun sequence includes the following:
- the LOC136833295 gene encoding endoplasmic reticulum-Golgi intermediate compartment protein 3 gives MVSISKSVAEKLRHLDAYPKTLEDFQVKTFSGAAVTIIAVIVMTLLFLSELYDFVTPRIAEDLFVDTTRGSKLRINLDVVFPRIPCNLLSLDAMDLSGEQHVNIQHNIYKRKLDMEGRPIDDPEKQEHIGHVVKRDISADNKTTTAEEISTEPKCGSCYGAADKCCNTCDEVKEAYRTKGWALPPLRNLAQCVEEGKLVESTELPKEGCQIYGYLEVNRVGGNFHLAPGKSFQHNHLHIHDVAQYRTSDFDLSHRIRHLSFGINIPGKTNPMDGTEFNTEKGPRSVNYYLKVVPTTYEKVDGSTLATNQFSVTQHSKSLQMGMGETGIPGVFFTYELSPMMVKYTEKKKSLGHFLTGLCAIIGGVFTVAGLIDSGVYNFHRAIQRKVEIGKTS, from the coding sequence ATGGTGTCAATCAGTAAATCTGTTGCCGAAAAACTCCGACATCTCGATGCTTATCCGAAAACTCTTGAGGACTTCCAAGTGAAGACCTTCTCAGGTGCTGCGGTAACTATCATAGCCGTGATAGTCATGACTTTACTGTTTTTATCAGAATTGTATGACTTTGTCACCCCACGCATAGCAGAGGATCTCTTTGTGGATACGACACGTGGAAGCAAACTCCGCATCAACCTCGATGTTGTCTTCCCTAGAATACCTTGTAATCTTTTAAGTCTGGATGCAATGGATCTCAGCGGTGAGCAGCATGTGAACATCCAGCATAATATCTACAAGCGCAAGCTGGATATGGAAGGAAGGCCCATTGATGACCCTGAGAAGCAAGAACACATCGGCCATGTCGTCAAGCGAGACATTTCTGCAGACAACAAGACAACAACAGCAGAAGAAATCTCAACAGAGCCCAAGTGCGGAAGTTGTTACGGTGCAGCTGACAAGTGCTGTAACACTTGCGATGAAGTCAAAGAAGCTTACCGAACCAAAGGATGGGCTCTTCCACCTCTCAGAAACTTGGCTCAGTGTGTTGAAGAAGGGAAGCTGGTAGAGTCCACAGAACTTCCAAAAGAAGGCTGCCAAATATATGGTTATTTGGAAGTCAATCGTGTTGGGGGAAACTTCCATCTGGCCCCAGGAAAATCATTCCAACATAATCACCTCCACATCCACGATGTTGCGCAGTACAGGACGTCCGACTTTGACTTGTCTCATCGCATCCGCCACTTGAGTTTTGGCATCAATATTCCGGGGAAAACAAATCCTATGGATGGAACAGAATTTAATACAGAGAAGGGGCCCAGATCTGTTAATTATTACCTTAAAGTTGTACCTACCACATATGAAAAGGTGGATGGCTCAACACTTGCAACAAACCAGTTTTCTGTTACTCAGCATTCAAAGTCACTTCAGATGGGAATGGGAGAGACTGGCATCCCAGGTGTTTTCTTTACGTATGAGTTATCACCAATGATGGTGAAGTACACAGAAAAGAAGAAGTCTCTCGGACACTTTCTAACAGGTTTATGTGCCATTATTGGTGGAGTTTTTACTGTAGCAGGGTTAATAGATTCTGGAGTGTATAACTTCCATAGGGCAATACAACGTAAGGTGGAAATTGGAAAAACatcataa